One window of the Strix uralensis isolate ZFMK-TIS-50842 chromosome 3, bStrUra1, whole genome shotgun sequence genome contains the following:
- the LOC141941461 gene encoding ninein-like protein isoform X1 — protein sequence MVPRRGLQHAAVTSYGYKLQCLRIQVRQIARERDKARLDLEEVERRCLQLGRELDKQYVALEHTQSKLKDFQADTEAKELLLQQAVSHQAKLEAEAQFLQGKEASLQGRLNHTMKENTQLQNKVAEMAEKLAASEKLVLELQKELDCVVKDKLGQMEPHSPELLNQSERFAEIILEYEQQCQVQVLWDQNGVLRRELERLRLQLWESRAERGLPAGGLSSQGSSLPVRSYSSPLLPPSVCTETSLSVEQLEEQLRDPKVQLGTKINSDKEEIELMRKNFERRKKDNEESFKAGMHKMKDQKRDLEKTVAKDWAVIDSLKEQKCVWSLELEERFEMEQARVGQQHTEDIYHPGQQLDQGEEELRMQHRDRESLRKHVSELGREKVEELAEITELTVSNEKNKVGVSHLNVKMRQLGPELAEHKTGHSAGPGPVQLQSQRLAEAEWLQGTEAAARLEHHQHHAVCWMETELLQQQLKASQEKLLEAKASLSLAQSWHALQLQQAKAQMNNMVPKKLFEQLQTSLREEQCKAQQLQENLHRQAEQMCRQLVRTQPAPPLLIPPCSPSGSMKVCEWVARGQVSAGPTQVRLCCLRQEEHKHLLQAAVEQAEGLEHSLRSAEAVLAERAAQLKDTQAQLSRNKLLIEDLREENRRFAIALQAAELKQKSTEEKNKLLEEQASALKQLIGKITPASLSG from the exons ATGGTCCCCAGGAGAGGGCTTCAGCATGCAGCTGTCACGTCCTACGGATACAAACTGCAGTGCCTCAG GATCCAGGTGAGGCAGATTGCCAGGGAGAGGGACAAGGCAAGGCTGGACTTGGAGGAAGTGGAGAGACGCTGCCTGCAGCTTGGCAGGGAGTTGGACAAGCAGTACGTCGCTCTCGAGCACACCCAGAGCAAGCTCAA GGATTTTCAGGCAGATACAGAGGCAAAAGAGCTGCTTTTGCAGCAAGCAGTCAGTCACCAAGCAAAGCTGGAGGCTGAGGCCCAGTTCCTCCAGGGCAAAGAGGCCAGCCTGCAAGGGAGACTGAACCACACAATGAAG GAGAACACACAGCTGCAAAACAAGGTCGCAGAGATGGCTGAGAAACTGGCAGCCTCTGAGAAGCTGGTGTTGGAGCTGCAGAAAGAACTCGACTGTGTTGTGAAGGACAAG CTTGGCCAGATGGAGCCCCACAGCCCAGAGCTCCTGAACCAGAGTGAGCGCTTTGCAGAGATTATCCTGGAGTATGAGCAGCAGTGCCAGGTACAG GTGCTGTGGGACCAGAATGGAGTGCTGCGAAGGGAGCTGGAAAGGCTGCGTTTACAGCTatgggagagcagggctgagagAGGGCTGCCGGCAGGAG GCCTGTCCTCACAGGGCTCCTCTCTGCCAGTGCGCAGCTATTCCAGCCCTCTGCTTCCCCCTTCTGTGTGCACAGAGACATCACTCTCAGTGGAGCAGCTCGAAGAGCAGCTGCGGGACCCGAAGGTGCAGCTGGGAACCAAG ATAAACTCTGACAAGGAGGAAATCGAGTTAATGAGGAAAAACTttgagagaaggaagaaagacaaTGAGGAAAGCTTCAAGGCTGGGATGCACAAGATGAAAGACCAGAAAAGAGACCTGGAAAAAACAGTTGCAAAGGACTGGGCTGTAATTGATAGCCTGAAAGAGCAAAAATGTGTGTGGAGcctggagctggaggagaggTTTGAGATGGAGCAGGCCAGGGTGGGACAACAGCACACTGAAGACATTTACcatccagggcagcagctggacCAGGGGGAAGAAGAGCTGAGGATGCAGCACAGGGACAGAGAGAGCCTGAG GAAACACGTGAGCGAGTTGGGCAGAGAGAAGGTGGAGGAGCTGGCTGAAATAACAGAGTTAACAGTGTCG AATGAGAAGAACAAGGTGGGGGTCTCCCACCTGAATGTCAAGATGCGTCAGCTGGGCCCTGAACTCGCTGAGCACAAGACTGGCCACAGTGCTGGCCCTGGCCCTGtccagctgcagagccagaggctgGCGGAGGCCGAGTGGCTACAAGGAACAGAGGCGGCCGCGAGGCTGGAGCACCACCAGCATCATGCAGTGTGTTGGATGGAGACAGAGCTGCTCCAACAGCAGCTCAAGGCCTCGCAAGAGAAG CTCTTAGAAGCCAAAGCAAGCCTGAGCCTGGCCCAGTCTTGGCACGCTCTGCAGTTGCAGCAGGCCAAGGCCCAGATGAACAACATGGTGCCAAAGAAACTCTTTGAGCAGCTGCAAACCAGCTTGAGAGAGGAACAGTGCAAGGCTCAGCAGCTCCAGGAAAACCTCCACCGGCAGGCTGAGCAGATGTGCAGGCAGCTGGTCAGGACCCAG cctgcACCACCTCTGCTGATCCCCCCATGCTCTCCTTCAGGGAGCATGAAGGTCTGCGAGTGGGTTGCCAGGGGCCAGGTGAGTGCTGGGCCAACCCAAGTTAGGCTTTGTTGCCTGCGGCAGGAGGAACACAAGcatctgctgcaggcagctgtggagcaggcagaggggctggagcaTAGTCTGAGAAGTGCTGAAGCTGTGCTGGCGGAGAGGGCAGCTCAGCTCAAAGACACCCAG GCCCAACTCTCCAGGAACAAACTTCTGATTGAAGACCTCCGTGAGGAGAACAGGAGGTTTGCAATAGCCCTGCAGGCAGCTGAGCTGAAGCAgaagagcactgaggaaaagaaCAAGCTGTTGGAGGAGCAAGCCTCAGCTCTGAAGCAGCTCATCGGAAAAATCACACCAGCATCTTTGAGTGGATGA
- the LOC141941461 gene encoding ninein-like protein isoform X5 translates to MVPRRGLQHAAVTSYGYKLQCLRIQVRQIARERDKARLDLEEVERRCLQLGRELDKQYVALEHTQSKLKDFQADTEAKELLLQQAVSHQAKLEAEAQFLQGKEASLQGRLNHTMKENTQLQNKVAEMAEKLAASEKLVLELQKELDCVVKDKVLWDQNGVLRRELERLRLQLWESRAERGLPAGGLSSQGSSLPVRSYSSPLLPPSVCTETSLSVEQLEEQLRDPKVQLGTKINSDKEEIELMRKNFERRKKDNEESFKAGMHKMKDQKRDLEKTVAKDWAVIDSLKEQKCVWSLELEERFEMEQARVGQQHTEDIYHPGQQLDQGEEELRMQHRDRESLRKHVSELGREKVEELAEITELTVSNEKNKVGVSHLNVKMRQLGPELAEHKTGHSAGPGPVQLQSQRLAEAEWLQGTEAAARLEHHQHHAVCWMETELLQQQLKASQEKLLEAKASLSLAQSWHALQLQQAKAQMNNMVPKKLFEQLQTSLREEQCKAQQLQENLHRQAEQMCRQLVRTQPAPPLLIPPCSPSGSMKVCEWVARGQVSAGPTQVRLCCLRQEEHKHLLQAAVEQAEGLEHSLRSAEAVLAERAAQLKDTQAQLSRNKLLIEDLREENRRFAIALQAAELKQKSTEEKNKLLEEQASALKQLIGKITPASLSG, encoded by the exons ATGGTCCCCAGGAGAGGGCTTCAGCATGCAGCTGTCACGTCCTACGGATACAAACTGCAGTGCCTCAG GATCCAGGTGAGGCAGATTGCCAGGGAGAGGGACAAGGCAAGGCTGGACTTGGAGGAAGTGGAGAGACGCTGCCTGCAGCTTGGCAGGGAGTTGGACAAGCAGTACGTCGCTCTCGAGCACACCCAGAGCAAGCTCAA GGATTTTCAGGCAGATACAGAGGCAAAAGAGCTGCTTTTGCAGCAAGCAGTCAGTCACCAAGCAAAGCTGGAGGCTGAGGCCCAGTTCCTCCAGGGCAAAGAGGCCAGCCTGCAAGGGAGACTGAACCACACAATGAAG GAGAACACACAGCTGCAAAACAAGGTCGCAGAGATGGCTGAGAAACTGGCAGCCTCTGAGAAGCTGGTGTTGGAGCTGCAGAAAGAACTCGACTGTGTTGTGAAGGACAAG GTGCTGTGGGACCAGAATGGAGTGCTGCGAAGGGAGCTGGAAAGGCTGCGTTTACAGCTatgggagagcagggctgagagAGGGCTGCCGGCAGGAG GCCTGTCCTCACAGGGCTCCTCTCTGCCAGTGCGCAGCTATTCCAGCCCTCTGCTTCCCCCTTCTGTGTGCACAGAGACATCACTCTCAGTGGAGCAGCTCGAAGAGCAGCTGCGGGACCCGAAGGTGCAGCTGGGAACCAAG ATAAACTCTGACAAGGAGGAAATCGAGTTAATGAGGAAAAACTttgagagaaggaagaaagacaaTGAGGAAAGCTTCAAGGCTGGGATGCACAAGATGAAAGACCAGAAAAGAGACCTGGAAAAAACAGTTGCAAAGGACTGGGCTGTAATTGATAGCCTGAAAGAGCAAAAATGTGTGTGGAGcctggagctggaggagaggTTTGAGATGGAGCAGGCCAGGGTGGGACAACAGCACACTGAAGACATTTACcatccagggcagcagctggacCAGGGGGAAGAAGAGCTGAGGATGCAGCACAGGGACAGAGAGAGCCTGAG GAAACACGTGAGCGAGTTGGGCAGAGAGAAGGTGGAGGAGCTGGCTGAAATAACAGAGTTAACAGTGTCG AATGAGAAGAACAAGGTGGGGGTCTCCCACCTGAATGTCAAGATGCGTCAGCTGGGCCCTGAACTCGCTGAGCACAAGACTGGCCACAGTGCTGGCCCTGGCCCTGtccagctgcagagccagaggctgGCGGAGGCCGAGTGGCTACAAGGAACAGAGGCGGCCGCGAGGCTGGAGCACCACCAGCATCATGCAGTGTGTTGGATGGAGACAGAGCTGCTCCAACAGCAGCTCAAGGCCTCGCAAGAGAAG CTCTTAGAAGCCAAAGCAAGCCTGAGCCTGGCCCAGTCTTGGCACGCTCTGCAGTTGCAGCAGGCCAAGGCCCAGATGAACAACATGGTGCCAAAGAAACTCTTTGAGCAGCTGCAAACCAGCTTGAGAGAGGAACAGTGCAAGGCTCAGCAGCTCCAGGAAAACCTCCACCGGCAGGCTGAGCAGATGTGCAGGCAGCTGGTCAGGACCCAG cctgcACCACCTCTGCTGATCCCCCCATGCTCTCCTTCAGGGAGCATGAAGGTCTGCGAGTGGGTTGCCAGGGGCCAGGTGAGTGCTGGGCCAACCCAAGTTAGGCTTTGTTGCCTGCGGCAGGAGGAACACAAGcatctgctgcaggcagctgtggagcaggcagaggggctggagcaTAGTCTGAGAAGTGCTGAAGCTGTGCTGGCGGAGAGGGCAGCTCAGCTCAAAGACACCCAG GCCCAACTCTCCAGGAACAAACTTCTGATTGAAGACCTCCGTGAGGAGAACAGGAGGTTTGCAATAGCCCTGCAGGCAGCTGAGCTGAAGCAgaagagcactgaggaaaagaaCAAGCTGTTGGAGGAGCAAGCCTCAGCTCTGAAGCAGCTCATCGGAAAAATCACACCAGCATCTTTGAGTGGATGA
- the LOC141941461 gene encoding ninein-like isoform X9: MVPRRGLQHAAVTSYGYKLQCLRIQVRQIARERDKARLDLEEVERRCLQLGRELDKQYVALEHTQSKLKDFQADTEAKELLLQQAVSHQAKLEAEAQFLQGKEASLQGRLNHTMKENTQLQNKVAEMAEKLAASEKLVLELQKELDCVVKDKLGQMEPHSPELLNQSERFAEIILEYEQQCQVQVLWDQNGVLRRELERLRLQLWESRAERGLPAGGLSSQGSSLPVRSYSSPLLPPSVCTETSLSVEQLEEQLRDPKVQLGTKNEKNKVGVSHLNVKMRQLGPELAEHKTGHSAGPGPVQLQSQRLAEAEWLQGTEAAARLEHHQHHAVCWMETELLQQQLKASQEKLLEAKASLSLAQSWHALQLQQAKAQMNNMVPKKLFEQLQTSLREEQCKAQQLQENLHRQAEQMCRQLVRTQPAPPLLIPPCSPSGSMKVCEWVARGQVSAGPTQVRLCCLRQEEHKHLLQAAVEQAEGLEHSLRSAEAVLAERAAQLKDTQAQLSRNKLLIEDLREENRRFAIALQAAELKQKSTEEKNKLLEEQASALKQLIGKITPASLSG, translated from the exons ATGGTCCCCAGGAGAGGGCTTCAGCATGCAGCTGTCACGTCCTACGGATACAAACTGCAGTGCCTCAG GATCCAGGTGAGGCAGATTGCCAGGGAGAGGGACAAGGCAAGGCTGGACTTGGAGGAAGTGGAGAGACGCTGCCTGCAGCTTGGCAGGGAGTTGGACAAGCAGTACGTCGCTCTCGAGCACACCCAGAGCAAGCTCAA GGATTTTCAGGCAGATACAGAGGCAAAAGAGCTGCTTTTGCAGCAAGCAGTCAGTCACCAAGCAAAGCTGGAGGCTGAGGCCCAGTTCCTCCAGGGCAAAGAGGCCAGCCTGCAAGGGAGACTGAACCACACAATGAAG GAGAACACACAGCTGCAAAACAAGGTCGCAGAGATGGCTGAGAAACTGGCAGCCTCTGAGAAGCTGGTGTTGGAGCTGCAGAAAGAACTCGACTGTGTTGTGAAGGACAAG CTTGGCCAGATGGAGCCCCACAGCCCAGAGCTCCTGAACCAGAGTGAGCGCTTTGCAGAGATTATCCTGGAGTATGAGCAGCAGTGCCAGGTACAG GTGCTGTGGGACCAGAATGGAGTGCTGCGAAGGGAGCTGGAAAGGCTGCGTTTACAGCTatgggagagcagggctgagagAGGGCTGCCGGCAGGAG GCCTGTCCTCACAGGGCTCCTCTCTGCCAGTGCGCAGCTATTCCAGCCCTCTGCTTCCCCCTTCTGTGTGCACAGAGACATCACTCTCAGTGGAGCAGCTCGAAGAGCAGCTGCGGGACCCGAAGGTGCAGCTGGGAACCAAG AATGAGAAGAACAAGGTGGGGGTCTCCCACCTGAATGTCAAGATGCGTCAGCTGGGCCCTGAACTCGCTGAGCACAAGACTGGCCACAGTGCTGGCCCTGGCCCTGtccagctgcagagccagaggctgGCGGAGGCCGAGTGGCTACAAGGAACAGAGGCGGCCGCGAGGCTGGAGCACCACCAGCATCATGCAGTGTGTTGGATGGAGACAGAGCTGCTCCAACAGCAGCTCAAGGCCTCGCAAGAGAAG CTCTTAGAAGCCAAAGCAAGCCTGAGCCTGGCCCAGTCTTGGCACGCTCTGCAGTTGCAGCAGGCCAAGGCCCAGATGAACAACATGGTGCCAAAGAAACTCTTTGAGCAGCTGCAAACCAGCTTGAGAGAGGAACAGTGCAAGGCTCAGCAGCTCCAGGAAAACCTCCACCGGCAGGCTGAGCAGATGTGCAGGCAGCTGGTCAGGACCCAG cctgcACCACCTCTGCTGATCCCCCCATGCTCTCCTTCAGGGAGCATGAAGGTCTGCGAGTGGGTTGCCAGGGGCCAGGTGAGTGCTGGGCCAACCCAAGTTAGGCTTTGTTGCCTGCGGCAGGAGGAACACAAGcatctgctgcaggcagctgtggagcaggcagaggggctggagcaTAGTCTGAGAAGTGCTGAAGCTGTGCTGGCGGAGAGGGCAGCTCAGCTCAAAGACACCCAG GCCCAACTCTCCAGGAACAAACTTCTGATTGAAGACCTCCGTGAGGAGAACAGGAGGTTTGCAATAGCCCTGCAGGCAGCTGAGCTGAAGCAgaagagcactgaggaaaagaaCAAGCTGTTGGAGGAGCAAGCCTCAGCTCTGAAGCAGCTCATCGGAAAAATCACACCAGCATCTTTGAGTGGATGA
- the LOC141941461 gene encoding ninein-like protein isoform X2, whose translation MVPRRGLQHAAVTSYGYKLQCLRIQVRQIARERDKARLDLEEVERRCLQLGRELDKQYVALEHTQSKLKDFQADTEAKELLLQQAVSHQAKLEAEAQFLQGKEASLQGRLNHTMKENTQLQNKVAEMAEKLAASEKLVLELQKELDCVVKDKLGQMEPHSPELLNQSERFAEIILEYEQQCQVLWDQNGVLRRELERLRLQLWESRAERGLPAGGLSSQGSSLPVRSYSSPLLPPSVCTETSLSVEQLEEQLRDPKVQLGTKINSDKEEIELMRKNFERRKKDNEESFKAGMHKMKDQKRDLEKTVAKDWAVIDSLKEQKCVWSLELEERFEMEQARVGQQHTEDIYHPGQQLDQGEEELRMQHRDRESLRKHVSELGREKVEELAEITELTVSNEKNKVGVSHLNVKMRQLGPELAEHKTGHSAGPGPVQLQSQRLAEAEWLQGTEAAARLEHHQHHAVCWMETELLQQQLKASQEKLLEAKASLSLAQSWHALQLQQAKAQMNNMVPKKLFEQLQTSLREEQCKAQQLQENLHRQAEQMCRQLVRTQPAPPLLIPPCSPSGSMKVCEWVARGQVSAGPTQVRLCCLRQEEHKHLLQAAVEQAEGLEHSLRSAEAVLAERAAQLKDTQAQLSRNKLLIEDLREENRRFAIALQAAELKQKSTEEKNKLLEEQASALKQLIGKITPASLSG comes from the exons ATGGTCCCCAGGAGAGGGCTTCAGCATGCAGCTGTCACGTCCTACGGATACAAACTGCAGTGCCTCAG GATCCAGGTGAGGCAGATTGCCAGGGAGAGGGACAAGGCAAGGCTGGACTTGGAGGAAGTGGAGAGACGCTGCCTGCAGCTTGGCAGGGAGTTGGACAAGCAGTACGTCGCTCTCGAGCACACCCAGAGCAAGCTCAA GGATTTTCAGGCAGATACAGAGGCAAAAGAGCTGCTTTTGCAGCAAGCAGTCAGTCACCAAGCAAAGCTGGAGGCTGAGGCCCAGTTCCTCCAGGGCAAAGAGGCCAGCCTGCAAGGGAGACTGAACCACACAATGAAG GAGAACACACAGCTGCAAAACAAGGTCGCAGAGATGGCTGAGAAACTGGCAGCCTCTGAGAAGCTGGTGTTGGAGCTGCAGAAAGAACTCGACTGTGTTGTGAAGGACAAG CTTGGCCAGATGGAGCCCCACAGCCCAGAGCTCCTGAACCAGAGTGAGCGCTTTGCAGAGATTATCCTGGAGTATGAGCAGCAGTGCCAG GTGCTGTGGGACCAGAATGGAGTGCTGCGAAGGGAGCTGGAAAGGCTGCGTTTACAGCTatgggagagcagggctgagagAGGGCTGCCGGCAGGAG GCCTGTCCTCACAGGGCTCCTCTCTGCCAGTGCGCAGCTATTCCAGCCCTCTGCTTCCCCCTTCTGTGTGCACAGAGACATCACTCTCAGTGGAGCAGCTCGAAGAGCAGCTGCGGGACCCGAAGGTGCAGCTGGGAACCAAG ATAAACTCTGACAAGGAGGAAATCGAGTTAATGAGGAAAAACTttgagagaaggaagaaagacaaTGAGGAAAGCTTCAAGGCTGGGATGCACAAGATGAAAGACCAGAAAAGAGACCTGGAAAAAACAGTTGCAAAGGACTGGGCTGTAATTGATAGCCTGAAAGAGCAAAAATGTGTGTGGAGcctggagctggaggagaggTTTGAGATGGAGCAGGCCAGGGTGGGACAACAGCACACTGAAGACATTTACcatccagggcagcagctggacCAGGGGGAAGAAGAGCTGAGGATGCAGCACAGGGACAGAGAGAGCCTGAG GAAACACGTGAGCGAGTTGGGCAGAGAGAAGGTGGAGGAGCTGGCTGAAATAACAGAGTTAACAGTGTCG AATGAGAAGAACAAGGTGGGGGTCTCCCACCTGAATGTCAAGATGCGTCAGCTGGGCCCTGAACTCGCTGAGCACAAGACTGGCCACAGTGCTGGCCCTGGCCCTGtccagctgcagagccagaggctgGCGGAGGCCGAGTGGCTACAAGGAACAGAGGCGGCCGCGAGGCTGGAGCACCACCAGCATCATGCAGTGTGTTGGATGGAGACAGAGCTGCTCCAACAGCAGCTCAAGGCCTCGCAAGAGAAG CTCTTAGAAGCCAAAGCAAGCCTGAGCCTGGCCCAGTCTTGGCACGCTCTGCAGTTGCAGCAGGCCAAGGCCCAGATGAACAACATGGTGCCAAAGAAACTCTTTGAGCAGCTGCAAACCAGCTTGAGAGAGGAACAGTGCAAGGCTCAGCAGCTCCAGGAAAACCTCCACCGGCAGGCTGAGCAGATGTGCAGGCAGCTGGTCAGGACCCAG cctgcACCACCTCTGCTGATCCCCCCATGCTCTCCTTCAGGGAGCATGAAGGTCTGCGAGTGGGTTGCCAGGGGCCAGGTGAGTGCTGGGCCAACCCAAGTTAGGCTTTGTTGCCTGCGGCAGGAGGAACACAAGcatctgctgcaggcagctgtggagcaggcagaggggctggagcaTAGTCTGAGAAGTGCTGAAGCTGTGCTGGCGGAGAGGGCAGCTCAGCTCAAAGACACCCAG GCCCAACTCTCCAGGAACAAACTTCTGATTGAAGACCTCCGTGAGGAGAACAGGAGGTTTGCAATAGCCCTGCAGGCAGCTGAGCTGAAGCAgaagagcactgaggaaaagaaCAAGCTGTTGGAGGAGCAAGCCTCAGCTCTGAAGCAGCTCATCGGAAAAATCACACCAGCATCTTTGAGTGGATGA
- the LOC141941461 gene encoding ninein-like protein isoform X6, which translates to MVPRRGLQHAAVTSYGYKLQCLRIQVRQIARERDKARLDLEEVERRCLQLGRELDKQYVALEHTQSKLKDFQADTEAKELLLQQAVSHQAKLEAEAQFLQGKEASLQGRLNHTMKENTQLQNKVAEMAEKLAASEKLVLELQKELDCVVKDKLGQMEPHSPELLNQSERFAEIILEYEQQCQVQVLWDQNGVLRRELERLRLQLWESRAERGLPAGGLSSQGSSLPVRSYSSPLLPPSVCTETSLSVEQLEEQLRDPKVQLGTKINSDKEEIELMRKNFERRKKDNEESFKAGMHKMKDQKRDLEKTVAKDWAVIDSLKEQKCVWSLELEERFEMEQARVGQQHTEDIYHPGQQLDQGEEELRMQHRDRESLRKHVSELGREKVEELAEITELTVSNEKNKVGVSHLNVKMRQLGPELAEHKTGHSAGPGPVQLQSQRLAEAEWLQGTEAAARLEHHQHHAVCWMETELLQQQLKASQEKLLEAKASLSLAQSWHALQLQQAKAQMNNMVPKKLFEQLQTSLREEQCKAQQLQENLHRQAEQMCRQLVRTQEEHKHLLQAAVEQAEGLEHSLRSAEAVLAERAAQLKDTQAQLSRNKLLIEDLREENRRFAIALQAAELKQKSTEEKNKLLEEQASALKQLIGKITPASLSG; encoded by the exons ATGGTCCCCAGGAGAGGGCTTCAGCATGCAGCTGTCACGTCCTACGGATACAAACTGCAGTGCCTCAG GATCCAGGTGAGGCAGATTGCCAGGGAGAGGGACAAGGCAAGGCTGGACTTGGAGGAAGTGGAGAGACGCTGCCTGCAGCTTGGCAGGGAGTTGGACAAGCAGTACGTCGCTCTCGAGCACACCCAGAGCAAGCTCAA GGATTTTCAGGCAGATACAGAGGCAAAAGAGCTGCTTTTGCAGCAAGCAGTCAGTCACCAAGCAAAGCTGGAGGCTGAGGCCCAGTTCCTCCAGGGCAAAGAGGCCAGCCTGCAAGGGAGACTGAACCACACAATGAAG GAGAACACACAGCTGCAAAACAAGGTCGCAGAGATGGCTGAGAAACTGGCAGCCTCTGAGAAGCTGGTGTTGGAGCTGCAGAAAGAACTCGACTGTGTTGTGAAGGACAAG CTTGGCCAGATGGAGCCCCACAGCCCAGAGCTCCTGAACCAGAGTGAGCGCTTTGCAGAGATTATCCTGGAGTATGAGCAGCAGTGCCAGGTACAG GTGCTGTGGGACCAGAATGGAGTGCTGCGAAGGGAGCTGGAAAGGCTGCGTTTACAGCTatgggagagcagggctgagagAGGGCTGCCGGCAGGAG GCCTGTCCTCACAGGGCTCCTCTCTGCCAGTGCGCAGCTATTCCAGCCCTCTGCTTCCCCCTTCTGTGTGCACAGAGACATCACTCTCAGTGGAGCAGCTCGAAGAGCAGCTGCGGGACCCGAAGGTGCAGCTGGGAACCAAG ATAAACTCTGACAAGGAGGAAATCGAGTTAATGAGGAAAAACTttgagagaaggaagaaagacaaTGAGGAAAGCTTCAAGGCTGGGATGCACAAGATGAAAGACCAGAAAAGAGACCTGGAAAAAACAGTTGCAAAGGACTGGGCTGTAATTGATAGCCTGAAAGAGCAAAAATGTGTGTGGAGcctggagctggaggagaggTTTGAGATGGAGCAGGCCAGGGTGGGACAACAGCACACTGAAGACATTTACcatccagggcagcagctggacCAGGGGGAAGAAGAGCTGAGGATGCAGCACAGGGACAGAGAGAGCCTGAG GAAACACGTGAGCGAGTTGGGCAGAGAGAAGGTGGAGGAGCTGGCTGAAATAACAGAGTTAACAGTGTCG AATGAGAAGAACAAGGTGGGGGTCTCCCACCTGAATGTCAAGATGCGTCAGCTGGGCCCTGAACTCGCTGAGCACAAGACTGGCCACAGTGCTGGCCCTGGCCCTGtccagctgcagagccagaggctgGCGGAGGCCGAGTGGCTACAAGGAACAGAGGCGGCCGCGAGGCTGGAGCACCACCAGCATCATGCAGTGTGTTGGATGGAGACAGAGCTGCTCCAACAGCAGCTCAAGGCCTCGCAAGAGAAG CTCTTAGAAGCCAAAGCAAGCCTGAGCCTGGCCCAGTCTTGGCACGCTCTGCAGTTGCAGCAGGCCAAGGCCCAGATGAACAACATGGTGCCAAAGAAACTCTTTGAGCAGCTGCAAACCAGCTTGAGAGAGGAACAGTGCAAGGCTCAGCAGCTCCAGGAAAACCTCCACCGGCAGGCTGAGCAGATGTGCAGGCAGCTGGTCAGGACCCAG GAGGAACACAAGcatctgctgcaggcagctgtggagcaggcagaggggctggagcaTAGTCTGAGAAGTGCTGAAGCTGTGCTGGCGGAGAGGGCAGCTCAGCTCAAAGACACCCAG GCCCAACTCTCCAGGAACAAACTTCTGATTGAAGACCTCCGTGAGGAGAACAGGAGGTTTGCAATAGCCCTGCAGGCAGCTGAGCTGAAGCAgaagagcactgaggaaaagaaCAAGCTGTTGGAGGAGCAAGCCTCAGCTCTGAAGCAGCTCATCGGAAAAATCACACCAGCATCTTTGAGTGGATGA